One part of the Geoanaerobacter pelophilus genome encodes these proteins:
- the rlmD gene encoding 23S rRNA (uracil(1939)-C(5))-methyltransferase RlmD yields the protein MKKTTTKDRNDDREKLKTGSMLDLAVSSMDEEGYGIATWGARKIKISGAFPGEAVRVRLTHVGKQSLAGRCIELLKPSPLLRTPQPSKLCNDCGNCQLTLLEYTSQLQIKHDMVSRCLSAYNTLNEVTVNKVIPSPNQLAYRTTAKLIVSGTFRSPKIGLYRRHSHEVVDIEGCPLHHPLINNIIAAVKDGITRGRIQVYSPSTGSGLLRYLVIRVSDDGEQAMVIFVTAFRSYNEIHHLSKHLQSAVPKVTVVVQNENSSSGNIILGDKFHFLTKQNALISQIGKVRLSVSPRSFLQVNSGSAQIIYDQVAAWGELTGKEKVVDLYCGIGGIALFLAAGAGEVVGIEVVEQAVQDAEKNARMNGIDNCSFASGDAGELLSEIKEEWEHADLIVLNPPRKGCDRKVLSEAAKLKPGRMIYVSCSPWSLARDLDILATLGYQTREIQPVDMFPQTSHIENVALLIKT from the coding sequence ATGAAAAAAACAACTACAAAAGATCGAAATGATGATCGTGAAAAGCTTAAAACCGGGTCGATGCTGGACCTGGCTGTTTCATCCATGGATGAAGAAGGCTACGGGATTGCCACCTGGGGTGCCAGAAAAATCAAGATTTCCGGGGCATTTCCTGGTGAGGCAGTACGAGTGCGCCTTACTCATGTTGGCAAGCAATCCCTGGCAGGACGCTGCATCGAGCTCCTCAAACCATCCCCACTGCTCCGCACTCCCCAACCATCCAAGCTATGCAATGATTGCGGAAACTGCCAGCTTACCCTGCTCGAATATACATCTCAGCTGCAAATCAAACACGACATGGTCTCGAGATGCCTTTCTGCTTACAACACCCTTAATGAGGTCACTGTTAATAAAGTTATTCCTTCCCCGAATCAGCTGGCCTACAGAACAACGGCAAAGCTGATCGTCAGCGGCACCTTTCGCTCGCCGAAGATCGGGCTATATCGTAGACACAGCCATGAAGTAGTTGACATCGAGGGATGTCCGCTGCATCACCCGCTGATCAACAACATCATTGCAGCAGTCAAGGACGGCATAACCCGCGGCAGAATTCAGGTATACTCCCCGTCAACAGGTAGCGGTCTTCTTCGCTATCTCGTCATAAGAGTGTCCGATGACGGAGAACAGGCGATGGTTATTTTTGTCACTGCCTTCCGTAGCTACAATGAGATTCACCATCTTTCAAAACATCTTCAGTCTGCAGTGCCCAAGGTAACTGTAGTAGTCCAGAATGAAAACTCATCAAGCGGCAACATCATTCTTGGCGATAAATTCCATTTCCTCACAAAGCAGAACGCTCTCATTTCCCAGATAGGCAAGGTGCGACTTAGCGTATCACCGCGTTCTTTTCTGCAGGTAAACAGCGGGTCGGCCCAAATTATTTATGATCAGGTTGCAGCGTGGGGTGAATTGACAGGCAAGGAGAAAGTGGTCGATCTCTACTGCGGCATTGGGGGAATAGCGCTGTTTCTTGCAGCCGGTGCAGGAGAAGTTGTCGGCATCGAGGTTGTTGAGCAAGCGGTTCAGGATGCTGAAAAAAATGCCAGGATGAACGGGATAGACAATTGCAGTTTTGCTTCAGGGGATGCCGGAGAACTGTTATCGGAAATAAAGGAAGAATGGGAGCATGCCGACCTGATTGTCCTCAACCCACCGCGCAAGGGGTGCGACAGAAAGGTGTTGAGTGAGGCGGCAAAACTGAAGCCAGGCCGCATGATCTATGTATCCTGCTCCCCATGGTCTCTTGCCCGCGATCTCGACATCCTTGCTACGCTTGGCTACCAGACTCGGGAAATCCAGCCTGTTGACATGTTTCCCCAGACCAGCCATAT